TGCGGTTGATGCGCCCGACCTCGCTGCGCACGGTCCCGGTCAGCTGCCGGTATTCCGCCTCGTCCTGCGTCGGGACGAACTCGCGGCCGAGGCGCTGCGCGACGACGTGGATCGCGTTGAGCGGGTTGCGGATCTCGTGGGCCACGCCCGAAGCCAGCTCGCCCAGGGCGAAGCTGCGCTCGCGCCGCGCGCGCTCCTCCTCGAGCGCCGTGACCTCGCGCCGCGCCTGCGCCCACGCGGTCCTGGCGGCCGCCAGCCGCCGGCTGGCGATCAGCAGCGCGGCTCCGGCGCCCAGCGCCACCAGCAGCAGCAGGGAGTGCACGGCCAGGCTGCGGCCGATCTCGCGCTGCCGCTGCTCGACCTCGCTCAGGTCCAGGCCGACGCGCAGCAGGCTCACGGGCCGGCCGTCCACGTCGAGCCGCGAGACCCGCTCCAGCACGCGGCGCCCCGCGAACACGACCTCGCGCGAGGCCGGCACGCCGGTCGCCATCACCCGGGCCAGCACGGTGTCGCCGGCCAGCGAGGAGAGGCGGTCCACGTTGGGCGTCGCCGCGAGGATCCCCCCCGCGTCCTGCAGCGCGAGGAAGGTGGTGCCGCTGCGCTGGCCCAGGACCTGGAGCAGGCGCCCCGGACCGATCCGCCGCCGCTCGGCCGCCAGGACCGCGGCGTCCATCCCGGCGCAGACGATGCCGCCGTCAGGCCGCCGCAGCGCGCCGACCAGCCGGTAGCCGCCGCCGTCGGGCGCGGGCACGCGCAGCACGCGCGACTCGCCGGCACGCAGCGACGACACGCCGCCCTCGGCGAGCTCGTTCCAGCACGCGGCCTCGCCGTCGGCGGCGGGAGCCGCGGCGGCGGCGAGGGTGGGCCGGTCGGGCCAGTGCACCGTCA
This genomic stretch from bacterium harbors:
- a CDS encoding ATP-binding protein; translated protein: MFSFDRSRLWLLRPVVVVATLVLAGAVFLASTARVIRSARATLEQMTVGHAEQVQSVVGESQAHALAAFEAWETQAGERLLALASLVDHLVRVERRPQAMIDSIAVANDLTCLTVHWPDRPTLAAAAAPAADGEAACWNELAEGGVSSLRAGESRVLRVPAPDGGGYRLVGALRRPDGGIVCAGMDAAVLAAERRRIGPGRLLQVLGQRSGTTFLALQDAGGILAATPNVDRLSSLAGDTVLARVMATGVPASREVVFAGRRVLERVSRLDVDGRPVSLLRVGLDLSEVEQRQREIGRSLAVHSLLLLVALGAGAALLIASRRLAAARTAWAQARREVTALEEERARRERSFALGELASGVAHEIRNPLNAIHVVAQRLGREFVPTQDEAEYRQLTGTVRSEVGRINRIVEQFLRYARPAAPDLRPTDAAALVRDVVTLVRGRFEAKGVELAVSAPARLDLVADPDLLRQALHNLLDNALAACPAGARTDVELRADGDRVQLVVRDTGCGIAPADLDRIFNLYHTTKPDGTGLGLAVVDQVAAQHGGRALADGRPGGGAVFTLDLPRGGVPEDAR